From a single Sphingobium sp. genomic region:
- the ppc gene encoding phosphoenolpyruvate carboxylase, producing MNRTAPQPIQQNPDIRFLGKMLGDVIRAYGGEKLFRQTEYIRATSVDRHRGLGGPVDTGLEALNLDDTIAFVRGFMLFSLLANLAEDRQTNLKENGATLAEAVARLKAEGIEPSTVGQLLGESLIVPVLTAHPTEVRRKSMIDHKNRIAALMRMRDAGVEVTEAGDQVDNAIYRQIALLWQTRPLRREKLVVADEIENARAYMEDVFLIALPKLYARWERDLGQRPPSFLRLGSWIGGDRDGNPFVNADTLKNALTRGAATVLGHYLEAVHQLGAEISISSELAIVPQAVLDLADASGDNAASRSDEPYRRALSGIYARLDATFRGIAGDSPPRPARQHGDAYATPEAFRHDLVTIASALASAGEGALASGGALGRLIRTVETFGFHLATLDLRQNSDVHERVVGELLRNAAVEADYAGLSEDARVALLCSELGNNRPLVGAASELGEESTHELAIIRAAAQAHETFGSAAITTYIISKTTSLSDLLEVYILLKEAGLYRISSDGTPHAPIMVVPLFETIGDLEAAPAIMSAFFALPAMHALARARGHQEVMIGYSDSNKDGGYLTSTWGLQQASLALAPVFAAAGVTMQLFHGRGGAVGRGGGSAFGAIQAQPRGTVNGRIRITEQGEVIAAKYGTVDNAVANLETIAAATLLASLEPDPLPAADAKRFAAAMDELSATAFAAYRGLVYETDGFTTFFRQMTPISEIATLKIGSRPSSRAKSQRIEDLRAIPWVFSWAQARVMLPGWYGAGHALSAFEDKGLTRAMAQSWPFFQTILSNMEMVLAKSDMEIAAHYADLVEDRALADRLFGTIRSGWGAAHDELLAATGQSALLEASPALNNSIRLRMPYIEPLNHLQIELMKRHRAGEDDARIGEGIQLTINAIATALRNSG from the coding sequence ATGAACCGCACCGCGCCCCAGCCGATCCAGCAAAACCCGGACATACGCTTCCTCGGCAAGATGCTCGGCGATGTGATCCGGGCCTATGGCGGCGAAAAACTGTTCCGCCAGACTGAATATATCCGCGCGACCAGCGTCGATCGCCATCGCGGGCTGGGTGGGCCTGTTGACACCGGCCTGGAGGCGCTAAACCTTGACGATACAATCGCCTTTGTAAGGGGCTTCATGCTGTTCTCACTGCTCGCCAACCTTGCTGAGGATCGGCAGACGAATCTGAAGGAGAATGGCGCAACCCTTGCCGAGGCAGTCGCGCGCCTCAAGGCCGAAGGGATTGAGCCAAGCACGGTCGGTCAACTACTAGGCGAAAGCCTGATCGTGCCCGTGCTGACCGCACACCCCACCGAGGTGCGGCGCAAGAGCATGATCGACCACAAGAACCGCATCGCGGCACTGATGCGGATGCGCGATGCCGGGGTCGAAGTAACCGAAGCCGGCGACCAGGTCGATAATGCCATTTACCGGCAGATCGCGCTTTTATGGCAAACCCGGCCGCTGCGCCGCGAAAAACTGGTCGTTGCTGACGAGATCGAAAATGCACGCGCCTATATGGAAGATGTGTTCCTTATCGCCCTGCCCAAGCTATATGCCCGCTGGGAACGTGATCTGGGACAACGCCCGCCATCCTTCCTGCGGCTGGGCAGTTGGATCGGCGGGGACCGCGACGGCAACCCCTTTGTCAATGCAGACACTCTCAAGAATGCGCTCACCCGCGGGGCGGCAACGGTGCTGGGTCATTATCTCGAAGCAGTCCACCAATTGGGGGCGGAGATATCGATTTCGTCAGAGCTCGCAATCGTCCCGCAAGCGGTGCTCGACCTTGCCGATGCAAGCGGCGACAATGCGGCCAGCCGCAGCGATGAACCCTACCGCCGGGCGCTGTCGGGCATTTATGCACGGCTCGATGCCACTTTTCGCGGAATTGCAGGCGATTCGCCGCCTAGGCCTGCACGGCAGCACGGCGACGCCTATGCAACGCCCGAAGCCTTTCGCCACGACTTGGTCACCATCGCTTCGGCCCTCGCCTCTGCCGGAGAGGGGGCATTGGCCAGCGGCGGCGCGCTTGGCCGGCTGATCCGCACCGTCGAAACCTTTGGTTTCCATCTGGCAACGCTTGACCTTCGCCAGAATAGCGACGTGCATGAACGGGTTGTCGGCGAACTGCTCCGCAACGCAGCCGTTGAGGCCGATTATGCCGGGCTGAGCGAAGACGCAAGGGTTGCGCTGCTATGCAGCGAGCTGGGGAATAATCGGCCGCTAGTGGGTGCCGCCAGCGAACTGGGCGAAGAAAGCACGCACGAACTAGCCATCATCCGTGCCGCGGCGCAAGCGCATGAAACGTTCGGGTCCGCAGCGATCACGACCTATATCATCAGCAAGACGACCAGCCTGTCCGATCTGCTAGAAGTCTATATCCTACTGAAGGAAGCGGGACTGTACCGGATCAGCAGCGACGGCACTCCACACGCGCCGATCATGGTCGTGCCTCTGTTCGAGACGATCGGCGATCTTGAAGCCGCGCCGGCGATCATGTCGGCCTTTTTTGCGCTACCCGCGATGCATGCATTGGCCAGAGCGCGCGGCCATCAAGAAGTGATGATCGGCTATTCCGATTCGAACAAGGATGGCGGCTATCTCACCTCGACATGGGGTCTGCAGCAGGCCTCTCTCGCACTTGCCCCGGTATTTGCCGCAGCAGGCGTGACCATGCAGTTGTTCCATGGCCGGGGCGGAGCAGTGGGACGCGGCGGCGGCTCTGCCTTTGGCGCGATTCAGGCGCAACCGCGCGGCACCGTCAACGGCCGCATCCGCATCACCGAACAGGGCGAGGTTATCGCGGCGAAATATGGAACGGTCGACAATGCCGTCGCCAATCTGGAGACGATCGCAGCGGCAACCTTGCTCGCCTCGCTGGAGCCGGACCCGCTGCCCGCAGCCGATGCCAAACGATTTGCCGCCGCGATGGATGAACTGTCGGCCACAGCCTTTGCCGCCTATCGCGGACTGGTTTACGAAACCGACGGATTCACAACTTTCTTCCGACAAATGACACCAATATCGGAAATTGCCACGCTCAAGATCGGATCGCGTCCATCGAGCAGAGCCAAAAGCCAGCGGATCGAGGATCTGCGCGCCATCCCCTGGGTGTTCAGCTGGGCTCAGGCGCGAGTGATGCTGCCCGGTTGGTATGGTGCAGGGCATGCGCTTTCAGCTTTTGAGGACAAGGGGCTGACCCGAGCGATGGCGCAAAGCTGGCCCTTTTTCCAGACGATCCTAAGCAATATGGAAATGGTGCTGGCAAAATCGGACATGGAGATTGCCGCCCATTATGCCGACCTTGTCGAAGATCGCGCGCTGGCCGACCGACTTTTCGGGACGATCCGCAGCGGTTGGGGCGCGGCGCATGACGAACTGCTCGCCGCGACCGGCCAGTCGGCGCTGCTCGAAGCCAGCCCTGCGCTCAACAATTCGATCCGGTTGCGGATGCCTTATATCGAACCGCTCAACCATCTGCAGATCGAACTGATGAAACGCCACCGTGCGGGTGAGGATGACGCCCGCATCGGTGAAGGCATTCAACTCACGATCAATGCCATCGCGACGGCTCTGCGCAACAGCGGCTAG
- the rplU gene encoding 50S ribosomal protein L21, producing the protein MFAIVRTGGKQYRVAAGDKIAVEKLPGNAGDTVSLDDVLLAGDGGEVKDAKGLVVSAEIIAQERGEKVIVFKKRRRHNYRRKQGHRQSLTLLRITAVGGAAPKKAAAKAEKADDAVEAAPAKKAAPKKAAAKTAE; encoded by the coding sequence ATGTTCGCTATCGTGCGCACAGGCGGCAAGCAATATCGCGTCGCCGCCGGAGACAAGATTGCAGTTGAAAAGCTGCCCGGAAACGCTGGTGACACCGTGTCGCTGGACGATGTGTTGCTCGCGGGCGACGGTGGCGAGGTCAAGGACGCAAAGGGCCTTGTAGTCTCTGCTGAAATCATCGCGCAGGAGCGCGGCGAGAAGGTGATCGTTTTCAAAAAGCGTCGCCGTCACAATTATCGCCGTAAGCAGGGTCACCGCCAGTCGCTGACTTTGCTCCGCATCACCGCTGTTGGTGGCGCTGCGCCCAAAAAGGCTGCAGCCAAGGCTGAAAAGGCAGATGATGCCGTCGAAGCCGCCCCCGCTAAAAAGGCCGCGCCTAAAAAGGCCGCAGCCAAGACCGCAGAATAA